A window of the Planctomycetia bacterium genome harbors these coding sequences:
- a CDS encoding PQQ-dependent sugar dehydrogenase, with amino-acid sequence MVCLASISPAASFAAEPPKKEAAKPEPAKKEPRVRPTFECRWTAEPITIDGKADEAAWKNAQTLDRFKQSWLGDDKLAAAPTQARLLWDENGMYFFADMQDGDLFADLTEHDDQTWYNDVFELFFKPSEKQLGYYELQVNAANTQMDIFIADREKGFFERYIKHDPFAWKTAVVRRGTLNMRTDRDGGWSVEGRIPWSDMVHTGGRPAIDENWLFALCRYDYDNRRDKPELSTIAPLTAPDYHQYDEYAFLKFVGPADGVGRPFGIKERVQVTTSTVVGSPDPPLPYRVAHAYTGLHVDGPLIIRRQPDTNLLYVLKNDKQRTPTNLVRFVEPAPGAKLEPFVAPPVDPKDKDAKPATDPRIETLHTFDGTAYDLVFHPKFAENGYVYFGWNGPEKVEKGIKKHGRISRYRMDPKPPYRFDPKSEKLIIEWASNGHNGLAVAFGNDGMLYVTSGDGTSDSDDDVVGQDMTTILAKVLRLDVDHVTPADAAAGRAYSVPKDNPFVGLAGARPETWAYGLRNPWRMAVDPKTGHLWVTQNGQDLFEQTYFVRRGDNFGWSVTEGSAPFYLERKRGPTPIVLPAAEHSHAEARSLTGGVVYHGKKYPDLAGAYIYGDYATGKIWAVRHDGTKVVKNWEIADTQLSITGFGLDTEGELLICDYRTGADGGLYRLEPIPPPSASAPQTKFPRTLSASGLFEPGRGHKVLPGVIPYSVNSQLWSDGTYKERFIALPAGTEKIGHSPRRSWDFPEGTVLIKSFALEKTAGDPKSRRWIETRFFTKQQNEWIGYSYEWNDAQTDATLVEAKGADREFTIADPAAKPDARVQKWHYPSRAECMVCHSRAANYVLGVSSAQLNCEQDYGGVRDNQLRTLAHLGLIPADTHNELHEGVVVAAEARGLSAKEAEEYWAQVRRVAGKQRQPTTKPSLSVAHEMLPRLVDPADKTASFEARARSYLHANCAHCHVSAGGGNAQFESAYWTPAAETRMLDAKPVHTTFGIPDARLIAPGRPESSLLLHRTALRGRGQMPPIASSQVDPVGVEAIRGWIASLPKVQPPRVVDPSE; translated from the coding sequence ATGGTCTGCTTGGCTTCTATTTCGCCGGCGGCAAGCTTCGCCGCCGAGCCGCCGAAGAAGGAGGCCGCGAAGCCGGAGCCGGCGAAGAAAGAGCCACGGGTGCGGCCGACGTTCGAATGCCGTTGGACGGCCGAGCCGATCACGATCGACGGCAAGGCCGACGAAGCGGCGTGGAAGAACGCGCAAACGCTCGATCGCTTCAAGCAATCGTGGCTCGGCGACGACAAGCTCGCCGCCGCGCCGACCCAAGCGCGGTTGCTGTGGGACGAGAACGGGATGTACTTCTTCGCCGACATGCAAGACGGCGACCTCTTCGCCGACCTCACCGAGCACGACGACCAGACTTGGTACAACGACGTATTCGAGCTCTTCTTCAAACCGTCGGAGAAGCAACTCGGCTACTACGAATTGCAAGTGAACGCCGCGAACACGCAGATGGATATCTTCATCGCGGATCGCGAGAAGGGGTTCTTCGAGCGGTACATCAAGCACGATCCGTTTGCTTGGAAGACGGCCGTCGTGCGCCGCGGCACTCTGAACATGCGCACCGATCGCGACGGCGGCTGGTCGGTCGAAGGGCGCATTCCTTGGTCCGACATGGTCCATACCGGCGGTCGTCCGGCGATCGACGAGAATTGGTTGTTCGCGCTCTGCCGCTACGACTACGACAACCGGCGCGACAAGCCCGAGCTGTCTACGATCGCGCCGCTCACGGCACCCGACTATCATCAGTACGACGAATACGCGTTCTTGAAGTTCGTCGGCCCGGCCGACGGCGTCGGCCGACCGTTCGGCATCAAAGAGCGCGTGCAGGTGACGACGTCGACCGTCGTCGGTTCGCCCGACCCGCCGCTCCCGTATCGGGTCGCGCATGCGTATACGGGCCTGCATGTCGATGGCCCGCTCATCATCCGTCGCCAACCGGATACGAACTTGCTGTACGTGCTGAAGAACGACAAGCAGCGGACGCCGACGAACTTGGTGCGCTTCGTCGAGCCTGCCCCGGGAGCGAAGCTGGAACCGTTCGTTGCGCCTCCGGTCGACCCGAAAGATAAGGACGCGAAGCCGGCGACCGATCCGCGCATCGAAACCCTGCACACGTTCGACGGCACGGCCTACGATCTCGTCTTCCATCCGAAGTTCGCCGAAAACGGCTATGTCTACTTCGGTTGGAACGGCCCGGAAAAGGTCGAAAAAGGCATCAAGAAGCACGGCCGCATCTCGCGCTACCGGATGGACCCGAAGCCGCCGTATCGCTTCGATCCTAAGAGCGAGAAGCTGATCATCGAATGGGCCTCGAACGGTCACAACGGCCTCGCCGTGGCGTTCGGCAACGACGGCATGCTCTACGTGACGAGCGGCGACGGCACGAGCGATAGCGACGACGACGTCGTCGGCCAAGACATGACGACGATCTTAGCGAAGGTGCTGCGCCTCGATGTCGATCACGTCACCCCGGCCGATGCGGCGGCAGGCCGCGCGTATTCCGTGCCGAAAGATAATCCGTTCGTCGGGCTGGCCGGCGCGCGGCCCGAGACCTGGGCCTACGGGCTGCGCAACCCTTGGCGGATGGCGGTTGATCCTAAGACGGGCCATCTGTGGGTCACGCAAAACGGTCAGGACTTATTCGAGCAAACCTACTTCGTGCGCCGCGGCGATAACTTCGGTTGGAGCGTGACGGAAGGAAGTGCGCCGTTCTATCTCGAACGCAAACGCGGGCCGACGCCGATCGTGCTCCCGGCTGCCGAGCACTCGCATGCCGAAGCCCGCTCGCTCACGGGGGGCGTCGTTTACCACGGTAAGAAGTATCCCGATCTGGCCGGCGCCTATATCTACGGCGATTACGCGACCGGAAAAATTTGGGCGGTGCGTCACGACGGAACCAAAGTCGTCAAGAATTGGGAGATCGCCGACACGCAGCTTTCGATCACCGGCTTCGGTCTCGACACCGAAGGCGAGCTGCTCATCTGCGACTATCGCACCGGCGCCGACGGCGGACTCTATCGCCTTGAGCCGATTCCGCCCCCCTCGGCATCCGCCCCGCAGACGAAGTTTCCGCGCACGTTGAGCGCCAGCGGCTTGTTCGAGCCTGGTCGCGGACATAAGGTGCTGCCCGGCGTGATTCCTTATTCCGTCAACTCGCAGCTCTGGAGCGACGGCACTTACAAAGAACGTTTCATCGCGCTCCCGGCCGGCACGGAGAAGATCGGCCATTCGCCGCGCCGCAGTTGGGACTTTCCGGAAGGGACCGTGCTGATCAAATCGTTCGCGCTCGAAAAGACCGCCGGCGATCCGAAGTCGCGGCGCTGGATCGAGACTCGCTTCTTCACGAAGCAGCAGAACGAATGGATCGGCTACTCTTACGAATGGAACGACGCACAGACCGACGCGACGCTCGTCGAAGCGAAAGGGGCCGATCGCGAGTTCACGATCGCCGATCCCGCTGCGAAGCCCGATGCGCGAGTGCAAAAGTGGCACTATCCGAGCCGCGCGGAATGCATGGTTTGCCATAGCCGCGCCGCGAACTACGTGCTCGGCGTCTCTTCCGCGCAGCTCAATTGCGAGCAAGACTACGGCGGCGTGCGCGATAACCAACTCCGGACCCTCGCGCATCTCGGCCTGATCCCCGCCGACACGCACAACGAGCTGCACGAAGGGGTCGTCGTCGCGGCGGAAGCGCGAGGGCTCAGCGCCAAAGAAGCCGAAGAGTATTGGGCCCAGGTTCGTCGGGTCGCCGGCAAACAACGGCAACCGACGACGAAGCCTTCCTTATCGGTCGCGCACGAGATGCTCCCGCGACTCGTCGATCCGGCCGATAAGACCGCCTCGTTCGAGGCGCGGGCCCGATCGTATCTGCACGCCAATTGCGCTCATTGCCATGTGAGCGCCGGCGGCGGCAACGCGCAGTTCGAGAGCGCTTATTGGACCCCGGCCGCCGAGACGCGCATGCTCGATGCCAAGCCGGTGCATACGACGTTCGGAATTCCCGACGCGCGGCTCATCGCGCCGGGCAGGCCCGAGAGTTCGCTGTTGTTGCATCGGACGGCTCTGCGCGGGCGGGGACAAATGCCGCCGATCGCGTCGTCGCAAGTCGATCCCGTCGGCGTCGAAGCGATTCGAGGCTGGATCGCCTCGCTGCCGAAAGTTCAACCGCCGAGAGTGGTCGACCCTTCCGAGTAA
- a CDS encoding DUF1501 domain-containing protein, whose amino-acid sequence MLDVGSFASRSCAGLSRRAFLQMSASASLAFGLPQPAVARPSAVPMRAKSVLFVWLWGAPSHLDTFDPKPDAPLDIRGPFAPIATRTPGLRFSELLPRLADSSRLFSVIQSHKTFSSGHPDAGTWGLTGFAEGPGPLQPNFGVIVGKHRGSSAKLPPFVALGRGVPCDVVRPIEGFGGGSLGKTFDPFMVACSPQGEAEIPSLTLLSELTPHRLQDRHSLLRSLDHARREVDDLAGGQWARMHDRAYDLLTQPAAREALDLSRETQQTREAYGQTSFGQSCLMARRLVEAGVPYIQLNWSQYVEAMTPNCDFGWDTHIYNFELLQDRHCPIFDRAFSALLHDLDVRGLLDTTLVVAMGEFGRSPRITSRAARDHWPRCYSSLWAGAGLRGGRVIGASDKHGEDPATEPVTPLMVGTTIAELAGIDTQARAEMKVLDGGTVIHELL is encoded by the coding sequence ATGCTGGATGTCGGTAGCTTTGCCTCCCGGAGTTGTGCGGGCCTTTCGCGCCGTGCGTTTTTGCAGATGAGCGCGTCGGCTTCGCTGGCGTTCGGCTTACCGCAGCCCGCCGTGGCCCGACCTTCCGCCGTACCGATGCGGGCCAAGAGCGTCCTCTTCGTTTGGCTCTGGGGAGCGCCGAGCCATCTCGATACGTTCGATCCCAAGCCGGATGCTCCGCTCGACATTCGGGGCCCGTTCGCGCCGATCGCCACGCGCACTCCCGGCCTACGGTTCAGCGAGCTGTTGCCTCGGCTCGCCGATTCGAGCCGGCTGTTCAGCGTCATCCAATCGCACAAGACATTCTCTTCCGGACATCCCGACGCCGGCACTTGGGGGCTCACCGGGTTTGCGGAAGGGCCCGGCCCTTTGCAGCCGAACTTCGGCGTGATCGTCGGTAAGCATCGCGGCTCGTCGGCGAAGCTGCCGCCGTTCGTGGCCCTCGGGCGCGGCGTGCCGTGCGATGTCGTCCGGCCGATCGAAGGCTTCGGCGGCGGGTCGCTCGGGAAGACCTTCGATCCGTTCATGGTCGCTTGCTCGCCGCAAGGGGAAGCCGAGATTCCGTCGCTCACGCTCCTCTCCGAGCTCACGCCCCATCGCTTGCAAGATCGCCACAGCTTGCTCCGCTCGCTCGACCATGCGCGGCGCGAAGTCGACGACTTGGCCGGCGGCCAATGGGCTCGCATGCACGACCGCGCCTACGATCTGCTCACGCAGCCGGCCGCGCGCGAAGCGCTCGATCTCTCGCGCGAGACCCAGCAAACGCGCGAAGCCTACGGCCAAACTTCGTTCGGCCAAAGCTGCCTGATGGCCCGCCGGCTCGTCGAGGCGGGCGTTCCTTATATTCAGTTGAATTGGAGTCAGTACGTCGAGGCGATGACCCCCAATTGCGACTTCGGTTGGGACACGCACATCTACAACTTCGAGTTGCTGCAAGATCGCCATTGCCCGATCTTCGATCGCGCCTTCTCCGCCTTGCTGCACGATCTCGACGTGCGCGGCCTGCTCGACACGACGTTGGTCGTCGCGATGGGAGAGTTCGGCCGTTCGCCGCGCATCACGAGCCGCGCCGCGCGCGATCATTGGCCCCGCTGCTATTCTTCGCTTTGGGCCGGCGCCGGCTTGCGCGGCGGCAGGGTCATCGGCGCGAGCGACAAACATGGCGAAGACCCGGCGACCGAGCCGGTCACGCCGCTCATGGTCGGCACGACGATCGCCGAGTTGGCCGGCATCGACACGCAGGCCCGAGCCGAAATGAAAGTGCTCGACGGCGGTACGGTGATCCATGAGTTGCTCTAG
- a CDS encoding SGNH/GDSL hydrolase family protein, with the protein MTRFHFLRLIAMALVASFFGNVATRGAAPEKSRPRVLIIGDSISLGYTSLVKQKLEAVADVLRPNENCQHTAHGLKQIDAWLGDGKWDVIHFNWGIWDTHLLGPSGNLVFPEPVEQGQLKQRHAPDEYRKNLTQLVEKMQKTGATLIWASTTPITSRKGERFEAIKQLNAAAAEVAASHDVVINDLYEFVLPNAGMWLAGDQVHFNGPGNIQLADRVSESILKALTKRGEVKASPK; encoded by the coding sequence ATGACGCGCTTCCATTTCCTGCGCCTGATCGCGATGGCGCTCGTGGCGAGCTTCTTCGGCAACGTAGCGACTCGCGGCGCGGCGCCCGAAAAGTCGCGGCCTCGGGTGCTGATCATCGGCGATTCGATTTCGCTTGGTTATACGTCGCTCGTCAAGCAGAAGCTGGAAGCCGTGGCCGATGTGTTACGGCCGAACGAAAACTGCCAGCACACGGCCCACGGCTTGAAGCAAATCGACGCTTGGTTAGGGGACGGCAAATGGGACGTCATTCATTTCAACTGGGGCATTTGGGACACGCACCTGCTGGGCCCCAGTGGGAACCTCGTATTTCCCGAACCCGTCGAACAAGGCCAACTCAAGCAGCGACACGCGCCCGACGAGTATCGCAAGAATCTCACGCAGCTGGTCGAGAAGATGCAAAAGACCGGGGCCACGCTGATCTGGGCGAGCACCACTCCCATCACGAGCCGCAAAGGGGAGCGCTTCGAGGCGATCAAGCAACTGAACGCCGCAGCCGCCGAAGTGGCCGCTTCGCACGACGTCGTCATCAACGACCTCTATGAGTTCGTGCTTCCCAACGCCGGCATGTGGCTCGCCGGCGATCAGGTGCACTTCAACGGTCCCGGCAATATTCAACTCGCCGACCGCGTCAGCGAAAGCATACTCAAAGCCCTGACGAAACGCGGAGAGGTGAAAGCGAGCCCCAAATAG
- a CDS encoding acyltransferase, with amino-acid sequence MHLSTSVDLRSKTRLVGLDLLRLFAVLLVLGRHIPLPPESVRIPLRGFFEYWFRGGWVGVDLFFVLSGFLVAGLLFNEYQACGTISPWRFYVRRGWKIYPAFYVMIGVTLAYYAYRGVYLPKPAVLSELLFLQSYLPGLWNHTWSLAVEEHFYLLLPLVLVGLLRWNKKSVAPLRSILPLAGVVGALCLYWRIARWEAHPVFDNQTNLFPTHLRLDGLFFGVALSYLYHFHKPSFISLLKPWRGVLLIAGLLLLAPAFYWTFADPILFTVGFTMFYIGGGLLLVGVLLCDLPRDGFVGGVLKRLAKLGSYSYSIYLWHMPFLVWGVPLVQRMLGRPLGFSGAVVVYLSGSLVCGVVMAKCVEMPALKLRERWFPARSPER; translated from the coding sequence ATGCATCTCAGCACCTCCGTCGATCTGCGCAGCAAGACGCGCTTAGTCGGCCTCGATCTATTGCGCTTGTTCGCCGTCCTCCTCGTCCTCGGACGGCACATTCCGCTTCCCCCGGAGAGCGTTCGAATTCCTCTCCGCGGATTCTTCGAATACTGGTTCCGCGGCGGTTGGGTCGGCGTCGATCTGTTCTTCGTCCTCAGTGGTTTTCTCGTCGCCGGATTGCTGTTCAACGAGTATCAAGCCTGCGGCACGATTTCGCCGTGGCGGTTCTACGTGCGCCGCGGCTGGAAGATTTATCCCGCTTTCTACGTGATGATCGGCGTCACGCTCGCGTACTACGCCTACCGCGGAGTGTACTTACCCAAGCCGGCTGTTCTTTCGGAACTGCTCTTTCTGCAAAGCTATCTGCCGGGATTGTGGAACCACACCTGGTCGCTGGCCGTCGAGGAACACTTCTACTTGCTCTTGCCGCTGGTGCTCGTCGGGCTGTTGCGTTGGAACAAGAAGTCAGTCGCTCCGCTGCGATCGATACTGCCGCTGGCAGGCGTCGTCGGCGCGCTCTGCTTATATTGGCGCATCGCGCGCTGGGAAGCGCATCCCGTTTTCGATAACCAAACCAATCTGTTCCCCACACACTTGCGGCTCGATGGTCTGTTCTTCGGTGTCGCGCTCTCGTATCTGTATCACTTTCACAAGCCAAGCTTCATTTCGCTGCTCAAGCCTTGGCGCGGTGTACTCCTCATCGCCGGCTTGCTGCTGTTGGCGCCCGCGTTTTATTGGACTTTTGCGGATCCGATTTTGTTCACCGTCGGCTTCACGATGTTCTACATCGGCGGTGGATTGCTGCTCGTCGGCGTATTGCTGTGCGATCTGCCGCGCGACGGCTTTGTCGGCGGAGTCTTGAAGCGCCTCGCGAAACTGGGGTCGTACTCTTACTCGATCTATCTCTGGCACATGCCGTTCCTGGTATGGGGAGTGCCGCTCGTGCAACGCATGCTCGGCCGCCCGCTCGGTTTCTCCGGCGCCGTCGTTGTGTATTTATCGGGTTCGCTGGTCTGCGGCGTCGTCATGGCAAAGTGTGTCGAGATGCCGGCGCTTAAGCTTCGCGAGCGCTGGTTTCCGGCGCGCAGCCCCGAGCGATAG
- a CDS encoding AAA family ATPase: MSNIGGNREVVRSKTGISGLDEILYGGFLPNRLYLLDGDPGAGKTTLSLQYLLEGVRLGEKCLYITLSETKEELLAGAASHGWSLDGVEIIELVAEEDDLEADAQVTMYPPSEVELIETTKKILDAVNRLNPSRVIFDSLSEMRLLAQSSLRYRRQILALKQFFIGRKCTVILLDDRTSEGSDLQLQSLAHGVISLEQLSPAYGAERRRLRIVKFRGTDYRGGFHDFAIRAGGLNVFPRLVAIEHSEPFAPQRITSGVTALDALLGGGPDRGTSTLLMGPAGSGKSTVAVQYAVAAAERGEHAVIFAFDESEATLEARTAGLGIPLKKGSAAGNVRIRQVDPAELSPGEFAYMVRDAMENDKARVVVIDSLNGYMHAMPDERFLTAQLHELLTYLGRQGATTLMVVAQHGMVGTHMQSPVDTSYLADSVILFRYFEHAGKVKKAISVVKKRSGAHEESIREMHFDEHGIHLSEPLSQLRGVLTGVPVEVPASDRIENAARGEHAG, translated from the coding sequence ATGAGCAACATCGGCGGGAATCGCGAGGTCGTACGCTCAAAGACCGGAATCTCGGGCCTCGATGAAATTTTGTACGGCGGTTTCCTTCCCAATCGGTTGTATTTGCTCGACGGCGATCCGGGGGCCGGCAAAACGACGCTCTCGCTGCAATATCTGCTGGAAGGAGTGAGGCTCGGGGAGAAATGTCTCTACATCACTTTGTCCGAGACGAAAGAAGAGTTACTCGCCGGCGCCGCATCACACGGTTGGTCGCTCGATGGCGTCGAGATCATCGAACTGGTCGCCGAAGAAGACGACCTCGAAGCCGATGCGCAAGTCACGATGTATCCACCGTCGGAAGTGGAGTTGATCGAGACGACCAAGAAGATTCTGGACGCCGTCAACCGGCTCAATCCGAGCCGCGTGATCTTCGATTCCCTATCGGAGATGCGATTACTCGCGCAGAGTTCGCTCCGTTATCGGCGGCAAATTCTCGCGCTGAAGCAATTTTTCATCGGTCGTAAGTGCACCGTCATTCTCCTCGACGACCGCACCTCGGAAGGCTCCGATCTGCAACTTCAGAGCTTGGCACATGGCGTGATTTCACTCGAACAACTCTCTCCGGCCTACGGCGCCGAGCGGCGGCGGCTAAGAATCGTCAAATTTCGGGGCACGGACTACCGCGGCGGTTTTCACGACTTCGCGATTCGTGCCGGCGGGTTGAATGTCTTTCCGCGACTCGTGGCGATCGAGCACAGCGAGCCGTTCGCACCGCAACGAATTACCAGCGGCGTGACGGCTCTTGATGCCTTGTTGGGCGGCGGACCGGATCGAGGTACCAGCACGCTCCTTATGGGACCGGCCGGCTCCGGAAAGTCTACGGTCGCCGTTCAATATGCCGTCGCGGCGGCCGAACGAGGCGAACATGCGGTGATCTTCGCGTTCGACGAAAGCGAGGCGACGCTGGAAGCGCGAACCGCAGGACTTGGGATCCCTTTGAAAAAAGGGTCTGCCGCCGGCAATGTCCGCATTCGGCAAGTCGACCCGGCCGAGCTTTCGCCCGGCGAGTTCGCTTATATGGTTCGCGATGCCATGGAAAACGACAAGGCCCGCGTCGTCGTCATCGATAGTCTCAACGGCTACATGCATGCGATGCCCGACGAACGATTCCTGACGGCTCAACTGCATGAACTCCTCACGTATCTCGGGCGTCAGGGCGCGACGACGCTGATGGTGGTCGCCCAGCACGGCATGGTCGGAACTCATATGCAGTCGCCCGTCGACACCAGCTACCTCGCCGACTCGGTGATTCTCTTTCGCTATTTCGAACATGCCGGGAAAGTGAAGAAAGCGATTTCCGTCGTCAAGAAGCGAAGCGGCGCGCACGAAGAAAGCATCCGAGAAATGCACTTTGACGAGCATGGAATCCACCTCAGCGAACCGCTCTCGCAACTGCGGGGCGTTCTAACCGGCGTTCCCGTCGAGGTGCCGGCTTCGGATCGAATCGAGAATGCCGCACGAGGTGAGCATGCCGGATAG
- a CDS encoding Gfo/Idh/MocA family oxidoreductase: MIRKCLSTFAAACALLLSLGSSAQAQTPASVPAPTPVRVGLLGVDNYQALEYAQFYNSPKAEGDLAGLRVTAVYPVTSAAYPNSEKLTAQWMQSFARLGSTEKNGLKDYHPVEVVDSIEALLAKCDAVIMMGLDGRVHLQHATPVLKARKPLVIGRPLATTSADAAAILQLAAETKTPCFSCSQHRFSEGFIGMRDHPEVGKVLGCDVYGGYDLKAVEADLSTRSLHSLETIYTIMGPGVESVSCVSTPYSESYTLVWSDGRVGTYRGIKQGAIKWSATVFGDKGVSTSGIYGHGVPVKGVVPTNDKYTGYEGLARAMAKFFKGGPNPIPASETLEMFAVFDAAELSKQQGGAVIKTSSVVKALK; this comes from the coding sequence ATGATTCGGAAGTGTTTATCCACATTCGCAGCAGCCTGCGCGCTGCTGCTCTCCCTCGGTTCGTCGGCGCAGGCTCAGACGCCGGCTTCGGTTCCGGCTCCGACACCGGTTCGTGTCGGTCTCTTAGGCGTCGACAACTACCAAGCGCTCGAGTACGCGCAGTTTTATAACAGCCCGAAAGCCGAAGGAGACCTCGCCGGCCTCCGCGTCACGGCCGTGTATCCGGTGACCAGCGCGGCGTATCCCAACAGCGAAAAGCTCACCGCGCAATGGATGCAATCCTTCGCCCGCTTGGGCTCGACCGAGAAGAACGGCTTGAAAGACTATCATCCGGTCGAAGTCGTCGACTCGATCGAGGCGCTGCTGGCGAAGTGCGACGCCGTGATCATGATGGGGCTCGACGGGCGCGTGCATCTGCAACACGCGACGCCGGTCTTGAAGGCGCGCAAGCCGCTCGTCATCGGCCGGCCGTTGGCGACGACGTCGGCCGATGCCGCCGCGATCTTGCAATTGGCCGCGGAGACGAAGACCCCGTGTTTCAGCTGCTCGCAGCATCGCTTCAGCGAAGGCTTCATCGGCATGCGCGATCATCCGGAAGTGGGGAAGGTCCTCGGCTGCGACGTCTACGGCGGCTACGACTTGAAGGCCGTCGAGGCCGACTTATCGACCCGCTCGTTGCATAGCTTGGAGACCATCTACACGATCATGGGCCCGGGAGTCGAAAGCGTGTCGTGCGTTTCCACTCCGTATTCCGAGTCGTATACGCTCGTCTGGAGCGATGGGCGCGTCGGGACATATCGCGGCATCAAGCAAGGGGCGATCAAATGGAGTGCGACCGTCTTCGGCGATAAAGGGGTCTCTACCTCGGGCATCTACGGCCACGGCGTGCCGGTGAAGGGGGTCGTTCCCACGAACGATAAATACACCGGCTACGAAGGTCTGGCCCGCGCGATGGCGAAGTTCTTCAAAGGAGGACCGAACCCGATTCCTGCGAGCGAAACGCTGGAAATGTTCGCCGTGTTCGACGCAGCCGAGTTGAGCAAACAACAGGGCGGGGCGGTCATCAAGACCAGCAGCGTGGTGAAGGCGCTCAAGTAG